One Brassica oleracea var. oleracea cultivar TO1000 chromosome C7, BOL, whole genome shotgun sequence genomic window carries:
- the LOC106303100 gene encoding uncharacterized protein LOC106303100 — protein sequence MQQLQQTIQAQEQAAQQQQEQQVQTVPIGTRNLSRNIPTTRSAIVSPPCTRQDFEIKPAFIGLVQRKVFSAFLNHFYSKARTTALRNKITSFRQLTDEPFCEACERFNDYRRECPHHGFVDDYLLEIFYDVVDWEIQSAMNSASNGDFMTQTTDRAFELIENMSATSANKNEESDCSKKGNSFDTQKIDELAAKVDQLLKNNQGHVFSMEQATAGHIQNQNQRQPQSNRQAIPATGNSQLDELKGLGMMMQQLLQGQQVQAKVLNQVTTEMDTRMGNMFTELNAKYDTLASHIRKIDVQLAQTAESVKRQQGMIPGKNDKNPRNEHCNAIEQPFAETVLGAEENTEQSASSGVTAPSEPAETPPVRVYVPRVPYPIPPKHLMDPISAEQLAGFRKMVRRLPQKISFEHAWEIRPLHMFFKNCRESQEEIKALFTEALTPSLKVLPKVDNPGKFVIPCSIAGVEFKEALCDSGSSVNLVSKAIVDEQGIVDVEPSQVKLTFANSSMAVPYGTICNLPVQVEDCVLHTEFLVVEMSKDHEMSLIFGMSFMATVGAIVDMPNKRVSFSNINKKWSGEQPEIVPKKELGKKGEIKKVMDGDPHTDTKKLGGNAKANEKVQKKRVKGDPMMTLIPRLFDEKSIEYEERLLQAEILRWNTQNFLGAPAPLRSERKESTQPLSRYCCRNSFRKKNKQI from the exons ATGCAACAGTTACAGCAGACTATTCAAGCGCAGGAACAAGCTGCTCAGCAGCAGCAAGAACAGCAGGTGCAGACTGTTCCGATCGGGACGAGAAACCTTTCGCGTAACATCCCTACTACGCGCTCTGCCATTGTTTCCCCACCCTGCACCAGGCAGGACTTCGAGATCAAGCCTGCTTTTATTGGTCTAGTACAGAGAAAAGTGTTCTCTG CATTCCTCAACCATTTCTACTCTAAGGCGAGAACAACTGCATTGAGGAACAAGATCACCTCCTTCAGACAGCTCACTGATGAGCCTTTCTGCGAGGCATGTGAGCGCTTCAATGACTATCGCAGAGAATGTCCTCACCATGGATTTGTTGACGACTACCTTTTGGAAATTTTCTACGATGTAGTTGACTGGGAAATTCAGAGTGCTATGAACTCTGCCAGCAATGGAGACTTCATGACTCAGACCACTGATAGAGCGTTTGAGCTGATTGAGAACATGTCTGCTACCTCAGCCAATAAGAACGAGGAGAGTGATTGCTCCAAGAAAGGGAACAGTTTTGACACCCAGAAGATAGATGAGCTGGCTGCCAAGGTTGATCAGCTACTGAAAAACAACCAAGGTCACGTCTTCAGCATGGAGCAAGCTACGGCCGGGCATATTCAGAACCAGAACCAGCGACAACCGCAGAGCAATCGGCAAGCTATTCCAGCTACCGGGAACAGCCAACTAGATGAGCTGAAGGGTCTGGGTATGATGATGCAACAGCTGTTGCAGGGTCAGCAGGTTCAAGCCAAAGTGTTGAATCAGGTAACCACGGAAATGGACACCAGGATGGGCAACATGTTCACTGAGCTGAATGCCAAGTATGACACTCTTGCGAGCCACATAAGAAAGATCGATGTTCAGCTTGCTCAAACAGCTGAGAGTGTCAAGAGGCAACAAGGGATGATCCCTGGAAAAAATGATAAAAATCCTAGGAATGAGCACTGTAATGCAATAGAGCAGCCGTTCGCTGAGACTGTTCTAGGCGCAGAAGAGAACACAGAGCAGTCTGCTAGCTCTGGAGTGACTGCTCCTAGCGAACCTGCTGAGACTCCACCAGTGCGAGTCTATGTTCCTAGGGTTCCCTATCCAATTCCACCTAAACATCTGATGGATCCTATTAGTGCAGAGCAGCTGGCTGGGTTTAGGAAGATGGTAAGAAGGCTTCCTCAAAAGATCTCATTTGAACATGCTTGGGAGATTCGGCCATTGCACATGTTCTTCAAAAATTGCAGAGAATCTCAGGAGGAAATCAAGGCACTCTTTACTGAAGCATTGACACCATCGCTGAAGGTACTTCCTAAGGTTGATAACCCTGGAAAGTTTGTTATTCCTTGTTCCATTGCTGGAGTGGAATTCAAGGAAGCTCTTTGTGATTCTGGGTCTAGTGTGAACCTTGTCTCAAAAGCGATTGTAGACGAGCAGGGCATTGTTGATGTTGAGCCTTCTCAAGTGAAGCTGACTTTTGCAAACTCTTCCATGGCAGTCCCTTATGGAACAATTTGCAATCTTCCTGTTCAGGTTGAGGACTGTGTGCTCCATACCGAATTTCTGGTTGTTGAGATGAGCAAGGATCATGAGATGTCTTTGATCTTTGGAATGTCATTTATGGCTACAGTGGGAGCGATCGTCGACATGCCTAATAAGAGAGTCTCCTTCTCCAACATCAACAAGAAG TGGAGTGGAGAACAGCCGGAAATTGTTCCTAAGAAGGAGCTTGGTAAAAAAGGTGAGATCAAAAAAGTCATGGATGGAGATCCTCACACTGATACTAAGAAACTCGGTGGGAATGCAAAGGCGAATGAAAAAGTCCAAAAGAAAAGGGTTAAGGGTGACCCTATGATGACTTTGATACCTCGGTTGTTTGATGAGAAATCCATTGAGTATGAG GAGCGACTGCTCCAGGCGGAGATCTTGCGATGGAACACCCAGAATTTTCTTGGAGCGCCCGCTCCACTCAG GTCGGAGAGGAAAGAATCAACACAGCCTCTTAGTCGTTACTGCTGCAGAAATTCATTCAGAAAGAAGAACAAGCAGATTTAG